A single region of the Tigriopus californicus strain San Diego chromosome 8, Tcal_SD_v2.1, whole genome shotgun sequence genome encodes:
- the LOC131885915 gene encoding phospholipase A2 group XV-like codes for MAGQKLTSNLMLGAFILYLVPFVCLAVHHPVIFVPGDGGSQIEARLNKTSSPHYMCAKKSDWFDLWLNIELMMPSAISCWADNMRLMYDKETHTSHSPPGVETRVVGWGNVSSVEYIDPSQNGYSVYFHKIADRLRKLGYKSDKNLYGAPYDFRKAPNELADFFTNMKTLVEKAYGENDNTPVILICHSMGAPNMLYFLNRQKQAWKDKYIRAMVTLAGVWAGTVRAMKVFAVGDNLGAWLISTDSIKIEERSNPSLAFLMPSEKLWSEDEILVESDNVNFTVKNISEFFNGYAYPDMSFMREDTKDLVKDLKAPGVEVYCLHGASVPTTERMVYRSFPASGPNLIYGDGDGTVNMRSLVACNKWSQEQRQPVHHLVLPHIDHLAILTDSHATEAIKKVIISITGERETSEVLEDVQNEEESARRPFIPYPGLMPRIDIV; via the exons ATGGCTGGACAGAAGCTGACTTCAAACCTAATGCTCGGTGCCTTCATCTTGtaccttgttccatttgtgtgCCTAGCGGTTCACCATCCGGTCATTTTCG TTCCTGGAGATGGTGGTAGCCAAATTGAGGCCCGATTAAACAAGACGTCCTCCCCACATTACATGTGTGCCAAAAAGAGCGATTGGTTTGACTTGTGGTTGAATATCGAGTTGATGATGCCTTCTGCTATCAGCTGTTGGGCCGATAATATGCGTCTAATGTACGATAAAGAGACTCACACCTCCCATAGCCCGCCCGGAGTCGAAACTCGGGTTGTCGGATGGGGCAATGTGTCGAGTGTGGAGTACATTGACCCTTCGCAAAATGGGTATTCCGTGTATTTCCACAAAATTGCCGATCGACTTCGAAAATTGGGTTACAAGAGCGACAAAAATTTGTACGGAGCTCCGTACGACTTCCGAAAAGCACCTA ATGAGCTCGCAGATTTCTTCACCAATATGAAGACTCTAGTTGAGAAGGCCTATGGAGAAAATGATAACACGCCTGTTATTCTGATATGCCACAGCATGGGTGCCCCAAATATGCTCTACTTTCTGAATCGTCAGAAACAAGCCTGGAAGGACAAGTACATACGAGCCATGGTCACATTGGCCGGAGTTTGGGCCGGAACCGTACGAGCCATGAAAGTGTTTGCCGTGG GTGACAACTTGGGAGCTTGGTTGATCAGCACGGATAGTATCAAAATTGAGGAGCGGTCTAATCCCAGTTTGGCGTTCCTGATGCCAAGTGAAAAACTCTGGAGTGAGGATGAGATCTTGGTGGAATCTGATAACGTGAATTTCACGGTCAAGAACATTTCGGAATTTTTCAATGGTTACGCCTATCCTGACATGAGCTTTATGCGAGAGGACACCAAAGATTTAGTTAAGGACCTGAAAGCTCCTGGGGTTGAAGTATATTGTCTCCATGGTGCTTCTGTCCCCACTACAGAGAG AATGGTTTACCGTTCGTTCCCCGCTTCCGGCCCAAATCTAATCTATGGCGATGGTGATGGCACTGTGAATATGCGCAGTCTGGTTGCTTGCAATAAATGGTCCCAAGAACAAAGACAACCGGTTCATCACTTGGTCCTTCCTCACATAGATCACCTGGCCATTCTCACAGATTCCCATGCCACCGAAGCCATTAAGAAGGTCATTATTTCGATAACGGGCGAGCGAGAGACCTCCGAGGTTCTGGAAGATGTCCAGAATGAAGAGGAGTCTGCTCGCCGACCTTTCATCCCTTATCCGGGATTGATGCCCCGCATTGATATTGTCTGA
- the LOC131885911 gene encoding eukaryotic translation initiation factor 2-alpha kinase 1-like isoform X2 has product MDPPATSSYRGKDAKPRPTKGFHRNGQPLVINEVHRNSSNSSSSMSDLFTSPQFNDPLDGSKDDVARAKPSHQALVRPQGPRTLAHANSLETEEDRRSLAFQIVLFHLCSFYEKPLERRERLFRELCHRLRIDMSAALYQYPELASLRSHYQHSFVRMVKSVQGQMDAHPTSTLPKSRSIQCINEVREQDLYHNSRYQNEFEELSFIAKGGFGVVFRARNKLDGCVYAVKKIVLRYCDPELFAKIFREVTTLAKLNHANVVSYKTAWLEPFVDCPRPRTRLHCQHPSLPNMTSEMWSSSSRTSLGLNGNTFEEDRILRRIEATSQSSGIVFNETEESQDVIDMGISTTRSAVVTHAGVSHNRVNRSVTSAIEITTFQSSLKMSNVTSIQELDEHDSGGNFPHVQGLAATPPNRARLPPITDVAGTSPSSRFWIASDDEDEFSTTSFDGLDDNSPRKSRKTKLPTFPKPNGAEHSGAFQSNVQDRAVLYVQMQLCDRTLREWLDERNAVVDASGHCQIDAAINLHIFEQILRGVEYIHAQGIVHRDLKPRNIFLSRNNEVQIGDFGLAKHDLDNNISTPQTPVDSTNYSGNIFTTEKSHHTSGVGTQAYGAPEQLAFGIVNEKLCLFCYRVIFTAWA; this is encoded by the exons ATGGATCCACCCGCTACCAGCTCCTACAGAGGCAAGGATGCCAAACCTCGTCCGACCAAAGGCTTTCATAGGAATGGTCAACCTTTAGTGATAA ACGAAGTTCATCGCAATTCCTCTAACTCCTCGTCGTCCATGTCGGATCTGTTCACTTCTCCCCAATTCAATGATCCCTTGGATGGGTCAAAGGATGATGTCGCCCGAGCCAAACCGAGTCATCAAGCATTGGTCAGGCCTCAAGGCCCTCGAACTTTGGCTCATGCCAATTCGTTGGAGACGGAGGAAGATCGACGAAGTCTGGCCTTTCAAATTGTTCTGTTCCATCTCTGCTCGTTTTATGAGAAACCATTGGAAAGGCGGGAAAGGCTCTTCCGGG AGCTATGCCATCGTCTGCGAATCGATATGAGCGCGGCTCTGTATCAGTATCCGGAGTTGGCCTCGTTGCGATCCCATTATCAACATTCCTTTGTGCGGATGGTCAAATCTGTCCAAGGTCAAATGGATGCCCATCCCACGTCGACCCTACCCAAATCCCGAAGCATCCAATGCATCAATGAGGTTCGTGAACAAGATCTGTACCACAACTCGCGATATCAGAATGAGTTTGAAGAGCTGAGCTTCATCGCCAAAGGCGGTTTTGGGGTAGTATTTCGGGCTCGGAACAAGTTGGACGGATGCGTGTACGCGGTGAAAAAGATCGTACTCCGCTATTGCGATCCTGAATTGTTTGCCAAGATCTTCCGGGAGGTGACCACATTGGCCAAGCTCAACCATGCCAATGTGGTGAGTTATAAGACGGCGTGGCTGGAACCTTTTGTGGACTGTCCTCGACCGCGAACTCGCCTCCATTGTCAGCATCCATCTTTGCCGAACATGACGTCGGAAATGTGGTCTTCCAGCTCTCGCACGTCTTTAGGATTGAATGGTAATACGTTTGAAGAGGATCGGATTCTGAGGAGGATAGAGGCCACATCACAGAGTTCGGGTATCGTGTTTAATGAAACCGAAGAGTCGCAGGACGTAATTGACATGGGCATTTCAACGACTCGCTCGGCAGTTGTCACACACGCTGGTGTTAGTC ATAACCGGGTGAATCGATCGGTGACGTCAGCCATTGAGATAACTACTTTCCAAAGCTCGCTAAAAATGTCCAACGTAACATCGATTCAAGAGCTCGACGAGCACGATTCGGGTGGTAATTTTCCTCATGTCCAAGGCCTGGCAGCCACCCCGCCCAATCGGGCCCGATTACCGCCCATAACTGATGTGGCTGGAACGAGCCCATCGTCCCGATTTTGGATTGCTAGTGACGATGAAGACGAATTTTCGACTACCTCCTTTGATGGCTTGGATGACAATTCGCCCAGAAAGTCCCGGAAGACAAAATTACCCACGTTTCCAAAGCCAAATGGCGCTGAACACAGTGGCGCGTTTCAAAGCAACGTACAGGATCGAGCCGTGCTTTACGTGCAAATGCAATTATGTGACCGGACCCTTCGTGAGTGGTTAGACGAACGGAATGCGGTTGTGGATGCCTCGGGGCATTGTCAGATCGATGCAGCCATCAATTTACACATATTCGAACAGATCTTACGTGGTGTCGAATACATCCATGCCCAAGGGATTGTGCATCGAGACCTAAAGCCCAGAAACATCTTCTTAAGTAGAAACAATGAG GTCCAAATTGGAGATTTTGGGTTAGCCAAGCATGATCTCGATAATAACATATCCACCCCTCAAACTCCAGTGGATTCTACAAACTACAGCGGAAATATCTTTACAACGGAGAAAAGTCATCACACTTCCGGGGTTGGAACCCAAGCTTACGGAGCCCCTGAACAACTAGCTTTCGGAATAGTCAACGAAAAA TTATGTCTCTTTTGTTATAGAGTGATATTTACAGCGTGGGCATAG
- the LOC131885911 gene encoding eukaryotic translation initiation factor 2-alpha kinase 1-like isoform X1 translates to MDPPATSSYRGKDAKPRPTKGFHRNGQPLVINEVHRNSSNSSSSMSDLFTSPQFNDPLDGSKDDVARAKPSHQALVRPQGPRTLAHANSLETEEDRRSLAFQIVLFHLCSFYEKPLERRERLFRELCHRLRIDMSAALYQYPELASLRSHYQHSFVRMVKSVQGQMDAHPTSTLPKSRSIQCINEVREQDLYHNSRYQNEFEELSFIAKGGFGVVFRARNKLDGCVYAVKKIVLRYCDPELFAKIFREVTTLAKLNHANVVSYKTAWLEPFVDCPRPRTRLHCQHPSLPNMTSEMWSSSSRTSLGLNGNTFEEDRILRRIEATSQSSGIVFNETEESQDVIDMGISTTRSAVVTHAGVSHNRVNRSVTSAIEITTFQSSLKMSNVTSIQELDEHDSGGNFPHVQGLAATPPNRARLPPITDVAGTSPSSRFWIASDDEDEFSTTSFDGLDDNSPRKSRKTKLPTFPKPNGAEHSGAFQSNVQDRAVLYVQMQLCDRTLREWLDERNAVVDASGHCQIDAAINLHIFEQILRGVEYIHAQGIVHRDLKPRNIFLSRNNEVQIGDFGLAKHDLDNNISTPQTPVDSTNYSGNIFTTEKSHHTSGVGTQAYGAPEQLAFGIVNEKSDIYSVGIVLFELFHPFSTAMERSKAITQVRQDMVPEDLALKYPLVTKAIQSMLASVPSLRPRATEVLQTLFSAEAKKKQALEEQVQHLEDVVAEQKLAMHAKDELIRKLQAALAKMNTSTP, encoded by the exons ATGGATCCACCCGCTACCAGCTCCTACAGAGGCAAGGATGCCAAACCTCGTCCGACCAAAGGCTTTCATAGGAATGGTCAACCTTTAGTGATAA ACGAAGTTCATCGCAATTCCTCTAACTCCTCGTCGTCCATGTCGGATCTGTTCACTTCTCCCCAATTCAATGATCCCTTGGATGGGTCAAAGGATGATGTCGCCCGAGCCAAACCGAGTCATCAAGCATTGGTCAGGCCTCAAGGCCCTCGAACTTTGGCTCATGCCAATTCGTTGGAGACGGAGGAAGATCGACGAAGTCTGGCCTTTCAAATTGTTCTGTTCCATCTCTGCTCGTTTTATGAGAAACCATTGGAAAGGCGGGAAAGGCTCTTCCGGG AGCTATGCCATCGTCTGCGAATCGATATGAGCGCGGCTCTGTATCAGTATCCGGAGTTGGCCTCGTTGCGATCCCATTATCAACATTCCTTTGTGCGGATGGTCAAATCTGTCCAAGGTCAAATGGATGCCCATCCCACGTCGACCCTACCCAAATCCCGAAGCATCCAATGCATCAATGAGGTTCGTGAACAAGATCTGTACCACAACTCGCGATATCAGAATGAGTTTGAAGAGCTGAGCTTCATCGCCAAAGGCGGTTTTGGGGTAGTATTTCGGGCTCGGAACAAGTTGGACGGATGCGTGTACGCGGTGAAAAAGATCGTACTCCGCTATTGCGATCCTGAATTGTTTGCCAAGATCTTCCGGGAGGTGACCACATTGGCCAAGCTCAACCATGCCAATGTGGTGAGTTATAAGACGGCGTGGCTGGAACCTTTTGTGGACTGTCCTCGACCGCGAACTCGCCTCCATTGTCAGCATCCATCTTTGCCGAACATGACGTCGGAAATGTGGTCTTCCAGCTCTCGCACGTCTTTAGGATTGAATGGTAATACGTTTGAAGAGGATCGGATTCTGAGGAGGATAGAGGCCACATCACAGAGTTCGGGTATCGTGTTTAATGAAACCGAAGAGTCGCAGGACGTAATTGACATGGGCATTTCAACGACTCGCTCGGCAGTTGTCACACACGCTGGTGTTAGTC ATAACCGGGTGAATCGATCGGTGACGTCAGCCATTGAGATAACTACTTTCCAAAGCTCGCTAAAAATGTCCAACGTAACATCGATTCAAGAGCTCGACGAGCACGATTCGGGTGGTAATTTTCCTCATGTCCAAGGCCTGGCAGCCACCCCGCCCAATCGGGCCCGATTACCGCCCATAACTGATGTGGCTGGAACGAGCCCATCGTCCCGATTTTGGATTGCTAGTGACGATGAAGACGAATTTTCGACTACCTCCTTTGATGGCTTGGATGACAATTCGCCCAGAAAGTCCCGGAAGACAAAATTACCCACGTTTCCAAAGCCAAATGGCGCTGAACACAGTGGCGCGTTTCAAAGCAACGTACAGGATCGAGCCGTGCTTTACGTGCAAATGCAATTATGTGACCGGACCCTTCGTGAGTGGTTAGACGAACGGAATGCGGTTGTGGATGCCTCGGGGCATTGTCAGATCGATGCAGCCATCAATTTACACATATTCGAACAGATCTTACGTGGTGTCGAATACATCCATGCCCAAGGGATTGTGCATCGAGACCTAAAGCCCAGAAACATCTTCTTAAGTAGAAACAATGAG GTCCAAATTGGAGATTTTGGGTTAGCCAAGCATGATCTCGATAATAACATATCCACCCCTCAAACTCCAGTGGATTCTACAAACTACAGCGGAAATATCTTTACAACGGAGAAAAGTCATCACACTTCCGGGGTTGGAACCCAAGCTTACGGAGCCCCTGAACAACTAGCTTTCGGAATAGTCAACGAAAAA AGTGATATTTACAGCGTGGGCATAGTTCTCTTCGAATTGTTCCATCCATTTTCTACGGCCATGGAAAGAAGCAAAGCCATCACGCAAGTTCGTCAAGACATGGTGCCAGAGGATCTAGCCCTCAAGTATCCCCTTGTTACCAAAGCCATTCAATCGATGTTGGCCAGTGTGCCTTCTTTGCGACCTCGAGCTACTGAGGTTCTTCAAACGCTATTTTCTGCGGAAGCCAAGAAAAAGCAAGCTCTCGAAGAGCAAGTCCAGCACCTGGAAGATGTTGTGGCTGAGCAGAAATTGGCCATGCACGCGAAGGATGAATTGATTAGGAAGCTCCAAGCCGCTCTGGCCAAAATGAATACTTCTACACCATGA